The DNA region GATTTTTCTTACTCCGACCCTCCGAAGACACTAGCGCAACCAAGGGAGCCCCCACATCTGACGCAAGTGTAACATCGACAGGAAAAGAGTCTCTCATTTTGAGATCATCTATATAAAAGAGAGATAATCAACTAATAGAAGAACATGCAAAATCGCTGATTACAAATAAAGAAAAGACAAGGGTGATACCAAAAAGTTTCTTCCTCTCATCAGGAGATTTCACTTCAGTAGTGTCCCGAAAATGTATCTCCAACTCGGAAAAGGAAAGCAATGTCTCTTTCATAGCCTTCTCTAAATCGGTAAGGGCATCATATGGGATGGAATAGTCTTAGCTATCTAGGGAAAGTGATCTGAGGAACAAAATCGCCTCTTTTGTTTGGGATAACTTGTTAGGGAAAATAAGAGGAAGGGATGACGCAGAACTCATTATGAGCAAGAGGAGAAATTGGAGTAACCAATAAATAGTTCCTTAAAATTTTTCCAACTGTCAATATAAACACGGAAGATCTCATTTCTTAGTCGGCGAAGAGAAACGATCCCACAACTGTGACTCTTGATTAACTTCGAAAAGGTGAAAGAAGAGATTCAGAGAAGACGAATCCATGTTTCCCTAGTATTCATACAAATATTAAAAGACCCTTACAAAAGCCCCGGGCGTCGGAATGTAGCTATAATGAAGGAACACGAAAATGATCCAACACTTCCTTTCAAAGTCATTCAAAGGAAGTCGTTCACCCAACTGCTCAAAAATACAGGAGTAGAAGGGGATAAAACACCTTTCGAACTTATTACATGCCCTCTTGTCTGCAGGAATCGTCGAAACTACCCAATTCAAAGGAGCCCTCACTTCAAAGGAAAGCTCAATCTCATTATCATTTTGGGGAAGCTCTATCTCATTATCATTTTGGGTATAATTAAGCCATCATAATTGTTGAATCCTACACTTGCATTACAAACAAATCCAGTGGGTAAATTATAGTGGGACTAAGAGATAAAAGATTGACCATATATCAAAAGAGAGTGAACCATGTTTCCTCGAAGGAGGGGAAACAACATACATGTGTGAAAAGAAATGGAAGCACAACAGAAACCTAAAGTTAGGGCAAGGAAGATGATGACTAATGGCCCAAAATGACGTGACTATGAAAAAGCATTAAGGGAGCGAAATGGAATCCTTAGGACAAAATCGATTTCTTATAGAAAAGATAATCAGAAATCATCAATCTAGACCAAAAGCAGAATATTGATCCAAAGGTTATCATCACACCGCTCCGACTAAGTATGAAGTGATAGAGGCACTCAAGGGTTCTAAGTATGATAATTATTCCCTTGTTTGTTTCCCTATGGTGGAGCACTATGGGAAGGTAATGAAACATTTTGGTGACAAGAAAGCATTTATGTTCTCTAGGTGATATACTCTGGGACTGACCAACGTCGTTAAAGGCTTCCGCGACTCGGTTAATATTCGACAATATTTTGGAAGCAACTGTTCTAAACCAACTAAAGGCTCAAATGGGTGAGACCTAATTCATCTCAAATTCACTCCACTTGATCCAAGATATAAAAACCAATTCATGTGAAATACAAGGTACACTCTCTGACCTCTACTTTTCACCATACTCATCTTGAATCTTGAATTGACTTTGGCGTTGAAGTGTTAACCATACAGGTCCATCACACACCGTCGTGACAGAGATCAACATCACCGTCTCGAGATCATCAATTCTTCAACTATATTCTTTTCTGATTCCCGAACAAAACAAATAATATTATAGTTTATGAATTGATTCTAATATGTGACATTTTAATATTATTACATTAGTATATCGTTTAATTGATAACaaatttattataaataatttatttttataaatgaTATATCATATCAGTATACCTCAAATTTATATATCTATAACTTTAAGGAGATACATCTCAATActaaattataataaaataaaagtgACTCACTTGCAAATGTCATATAAAGATGCATACTCTTCCGAGGACAATTTTGAATCTTTACCGGTTGACCCTTCTGCGGGTGAGAAAGGCAACCCTTAATTTTATAGCATGTTGACCCTTCTGCGGGTGAGAAAGGCAACCCTTAATTTTATAGCATGTGGCCCATAAGATTTTATATAGACTaatattatttaaattttaaaatttaaattgAACCAAACTCCACCTTAAGAAATCAAAAACCATGGTATATGTTGAGACATTGTgataatattaaataaataaataaaggtCCAGTGTTTGATCATTGTTCCTATCCAATCTCACTCACCAAAATAAATAATCCACCAACATTTTACCAATTAAAACAAATTCAAAACCATTTTGGCTAGAAAATTTTCTGCTATCAAATTCTACCATCAAACACAACTTTGCCTTTTTATGTGCTCTTACCATATCTTCCCATTACAAGAGTTATCATTGTTTTTTCCATTGATAAATGTCAAGTAAATAGACAGTTATATCTTGCACAATTCAAACCTTAGGCGTTCTGCTTAAAATTATTTCGGTGTCTCTTGTCTCGCCAACCGAACTACCTATCCGTTACTATCTTTCCTTTCACACTGGTAATAGCAAACACTCTCAACCAAACTATTTACAACAAAACATTGCAAAGAACAATCAAATAAATCAAACACAAAATCAAACTAAAGGCATATTTTCTTGCATAGTTACAACCAACCTCATACTATGAACTAAACTTGAGAACTATGAAGCAATGGAGTTCTCTGACTATCATATCTTTCTGAGTATTTGATTGGCATTAGAGCTGGATCATTATATGCATTCGCCATCTTCTCATAAAATTCAGACATATTATGCTCATTTTCGTCTGCTCTGTCCTTCTTAATCAAACACTGCATAAGATAAgaaatatttattaaaaaaaaaaaacataattgaAAAACAAAACAAGGTCTTCTCTCTTAGCACCAACACTTCATATCAAAGTCATGTATGATATTTGACACGTGTCAGTCTTTGACACCAACATGACACGACACATGTGGTTATGTTCTCACTTTCATTTTCTCAAATTATTTCCTGGGTGAGTGTCATGTCCGGGTGTGTATTTATTTCATTGCTTCATAAGTAAAAAAAGCTCTTTGGAGAATAGGAAATAATAACGAATATTATGAGAATGTAATTCATCATTAGTCATGAACATCAAAGGTACCTCAACTGGAAATTGCTTGAATATAGGGAGAAACCGTTTCTGGCAATACTCATTGAATAGAAGTGTGAGAATTGGAAGAGGAAGAGTCAATCCTGCTGCTAGTGGAAGTTTCTTCAAACCAAAAATCCCAACGGCTATTACATGCATTAGTACCAATGAAAATATTGTGGAGTTATGCACTGTAGGCCAAAACTCTCCTCCAGTCTCAAACTTTGGCACATAAACTTTCAAAAACTGTCACCAAAAAAGATATTAAATGATTGTATGTATAGCCATGAATATCATTAAAAACATATTGGCAAATCTCCTCTAGACTATTCTTCGAAATGCATTGAACTCGGCTCAATGCGTATTATACAGAAACGGGGATTCAAATGCAGGTGAAAAGGAAAAacaaaaaagaagaaaaaaacaatATGCAAACCTGGTTGCGGAAAATGATGTATCCCAAACAGAAGTATATCAAAAGAAATGGAAGTATGAGTGGAGCAAGTAGGAAGTATGTCACACCAAGAAGACCGAAGAGACGAATCCTGGGAATTTCACTATGATAAGGAATTGACGGGGGCACGAAATCGTCATCACTGTTACTACAAAAAGTTCCACTTAAAAAATTGTAAATAAGTGTAGTTAATTGAAAGAGTTCCGATGCTATGGCGGTCCATCCAGATGTCACAACATATGCTATGAAGAATGATGCCTGCACCAAATACATAGACTATATTGAAAAAAGGGATTTAAAGGATATCGAATATCCGTGTAAACAAATTTTACGCTAACATTCAATGAAAATCCATTGTTTTCCCATGTCACTCTACTTTTCTAACTAAATTTTAAAATTGCCGATATGACATGTCAAAATTGAAAGGGAATAAAATCTGGGGTTACTTTAGATGTCGGTGTAAAACCAATTTACACTAAAAGCATTCGATCAATATACTCTAAAAATAACTCCATGTACTCAAATTAAAAGGAAACAAAATATCCTTAAAAACTTAAACAAACATACTCTAGATTGTAGGTTTTTTTGTTCTGATGTTAGACTTCACGAAATCCAACTCGAGTTAGGTGAACCATTTAAGCAGAGAATACAACTCTCCTAAAGCCTATATTTTCTTTCTATTCAGAACACTCTAACTAAGCTCTCGTGAAATGGATATAAACTACATATTTGCATATCCTATACAAAATGGTTGCTCACAACCATCAAACTCACAAGTTAAGCGAAAAATGCTTCATCTGTTACAAAGATTCTCCCCAATCCTATATAATGAATAGATAAACTTTATATCCAAAATTAGaatgtgcaataaaactaagaAACAAAAACACCGATAGCTCATCTACTTTATGCAACAAAAACTTCATTCTCACCTGTGATGGTACAGCTTCTGCTAATACTCGGGGGATGTTTTTCGGCTCAAGAAAGATGTTAACTCGATAGAGAGCTGTCCCTGATAGTACATTTGCAAAGAAAACGTTCCATATAGTAAACAATAATACTTTAGTACATGCACTTTTTTGTATCCGGCTCCACGAAATGTATCCTTGCCAAGATGAAAGCATAATCATGATTGGTGGAACAAAGGAAAGAAACTGCTGAAGAATCAAACTTGGAAGGTATCCTGTTATAACTTGGCTCACAACTGACCTGCAAACAAATATCTGTCAAGTCTACTTTAGTTGGAATAGATTCTATGCTAATGCAAATAACATTAAACTTTACTCCTATCTTGCAATTACAGACTCAAGTAGTAAGTACTACTTACAGTCTTAGTATGCCTTTCAAAAACGGGAACAATGTTTCCAACTGATCAAGATGCGTAAGACCTTGTACTATTGCAACTGGGATAAGAAACAGAACTGTAAGAGTAGAGTATGCAACAAAAACCACCAGCTTGCCGATCCATTTTTTAAGGAATGAAACAGTGAAGAAAGGCCAATGAACATCATGTGGTTCAGGAGCTTCCTCGGTAATCCACTCTGTTGGATTGACACCTTCTTGAATATGTAATGCTATTGCGGCACCAAATCGTGTTTTAAATGAGACAAATGCCGCAGGAACTTCCTATAAGTTTAAATTCATTACAATACAAAGTGGAGAATTAGACATCATCATAAATAACAACATAACTATACAAAAATTATATCTATTGTAGGAATAACTGTTTTGTTTTGATACACAATTTGTTAATACCATAAAAGACACCGTATGCCCCTACTCACAAATACACGTGAACTTTATTACATGATTAATGCTGTTCAAATATATGATTAATTACATTCAAAAGATGGTTAATGGATATCATGTATATTTGAACACAGTGATATTTTGACAATACATATGAACTTTATTGTAAGTTAATAATGTCCCGACATTATAGTTACCATTGATGCCAATGAGGACTGTTCCATTCTCACATTATCCTCTACATTTCCTAGTCTCCTTTCATAGTGATCTAAAACATCAACTTTACGTCCAAAAAGTCCCAAACACCCTTCACGCCTCTGCCTTTTAGGAGCATCGTTTTTTTGTTTAAGATTAATAAGCTTTTTGTACAATTTATCTGCATCAGTCTTCAAAGAATAAACTTCAATAGTAAAAATTATGACATAAGTAATATTAGGTAAGAATATAGATTTCAAAGTTCATATTCATGACAAGAAAACCGCTTACAATAAGATTTTGAAGTCTGTTGCTTCGACGAACGACTGAATGTGAAAGATACGTAGAAGGGTGATACTCAGAGAAAAACCGCTCAACAGCATCGGTACATGTGCTTCCCGGTGGAATAGGAATACCACGGACTAACAGAGTAAAATGATGAGGTTGTGGCTCGGATGAATAAAAGAAAGCAATTCGTTTTGAGGTAATGTACAGATATTCCTATAAAAGAGattaaaattaaaaacaataattCAATCACTAACTTTATAAATAAGAGAAAAATATGACAGTGTTTACAAGGAGAACTTGAACATTAAAACTTACATAATAAAGAAGATAGCAAACAACTCCAGTGAAAACATATGCAGCAGAAAAATGTATCCATAACCTTAATAAAGGTCAAAACTAGGTATCAGAATTCTCATGTTAAAACTTAGATGAGTCCAACTATATGAATATAATCTTAAATCCTTACATATTAAACCAGGTCATAAATTAAAGAAAAATTAACTCTATGAATTTGATGTCAAAATATGACGTACGCATCAACATTTCATATATAtgtagtgtgtgtgtgtgtatggTTCTTCATCATGAATGAATAATATATCCAATAATTAACACTATTTTTTATCCATAAAATTCACCTGTTTGAACCGTTGTTAACATTAGAAATACTGAATGAATCCAAAGACTTGTGTTGAAAATCTGAATCATCACTTAGTTGACCCCCCAAATAGTTTATCGGAAGAAGAACGAACATTCCAATAATTCCACCAAAAGTAAATATCTTCAAGCTGCACGATACCACAAAAACAAGGAAAGGGGTCAGCAGAACCAAATAAGAGCCTCATCACTTAGATACTATGTAACACCGATACTTCACATTGAAGTAGTGTCCAATGTTCGACATTACACCAACACAATACTAACACATTACATTCGAGCACTTCTATGAATAGTGTTGATGTTTCATAGATCAGATATGAGATTAAGTAACACTTTAAGAAGTTGGTGGCTATAAATAAGTTACTCCCTCCGTTTCTTTATAAGTGTCGCTTTCTTGtaaaaaatttgtttctttttaactgtcacttgcaaagttcaaggtagtattaattgcaattttgtcaaaattacccctagataatgattgcagagagagaaaaagtaaagtgaatgtaataaataattaagggtattataggtaaaagataaattattgtttgaaaaataCCAATAATGATTAGTTTCcttggtatgtgtaaaaagtcaaaaaatgacacttaaaaaggaacggagggagtatatCATATTGAAAATGATTAAGAAACACTTAAGTTTATCGAAAAACTCTAGAGTACAAAAAATTGACATTTGACATATCTAAACTTagaatcaataaaaaaaattacattACCTAAAGACAAACATTCGCATGAAGACAAAGGCATCTAAGCCAGAATTCGATAAAAACTCTTCCTCGCTCAGCTCCCATGCTTTTCTCACCCAACCAGCAGTAGGTAACAAGCGTTCCAAGTTAAATTGACCGCCCTCTTTAACTTTTCCTTCAGCAACCAGGCGTGGTGCGTAAACAGTGATATTACTGGGCTGTCTTCTCAAAATAGAATATAAGGTGAAAAATAGAAGACATAGACCAAGATTAATTCCAACCGAAGTTAAAAGAGCCGAAAGAATCATTCTCGAAATCTAGATCGAAACAACCCGACCGACTCTTTCCACTCATACAAATATAGTAAACCTCAAATCGAATCAATCGAATCCCTTAATTGTCGAACCTGCATATATAATATGTCATTAACACTTGATTTAGAACAGAATCCAAAGCAATTGAAAACTAATCACATACTAAATTTAGAATGATCACTGTTGAAACCCTAAGAAAATGTTCAAATAGGGTGTAGGCATAACCCAAATACATAACAATACCTAATTTCTTTGAGCAGGTTAATTCAAATTCCATTGAATTTCATTTCAGAATAGATGGAAAGTTATAAGATCATCATCCAATAACATTGCATCAGTTCTGAATAATGCAATCATATTCTCATCAGTACAGACTCATAACAAAGTACTCATAATCAAACAAATATGATATTCATATTAACAAGAAATTAAACAAAACTTTCAATGAAGAATCAAGAGAGAGAAAACTTAGGTACCTGATTAATTAGTTGAGATTGTGAAGAAGCAAAAGAGAGAGAAGTGAGAGTGAGTAGTGAAATGGTCAAGAGAAGATAGAAGAACATGCTATGGAGTAGGGACGTAACAAACAACAACGTGTCTTGTATGGTGGCAATGAGAAATTGAAAAGCAATCTCCACGTGGTACTCTTTCTGTTTTAAGTCGGTAGGTACTATCTTCATTCTGTTTTTTTGCAATTTTATTATCCTTGAAGTATGTAATAAATTTGATGCTTCCATGTAgataatattttttaattattagaatcattttcttttattaaataaataaaaataagtTTAACTATTTTTTATTAATCTTGTGTTaggagaatttttttttaaaatatccaaaaatttaaaaaaaatttcaaaaatatacaatttttcaaaataattacacaaatggccaattttggccattttttacactaaggcgccaccctagttggcgcctacccttaatgggtacggcaagtcgccactaggagtggcgcctatgcccattcccttttttttttttttttttttaaatttttttttttttttaaattttttttaatttatgaatttatattttttcttaaatatattaatttatgttaagacatatatataaataaatttttttacaagatatatatatatatatatatatatatatatatatatatatattaatttttatatatatatatatatatattaatttatatatatatatatatatatatatatatatatatattaatataatttataagtaattaatattatttgtaaatttttggaaaaaaaattaatttatatacgtataaagatatgatagacaatatttttaaagataaagataaagatataaagataataaacagaaaatatttttatttaaataatagacaagacaaatattacaaagatatgattaatcacatatgatgcggtccctggtacgatccgcacgggggaggtctagttactcgcctagacggttcacgtggtggtggtgcttccctattaccaccccttgccctaacgcgcccccttgccgcttgccgttgtggttgggttgaagtcccttcagtgctgtaggaaagacgagtcccctctgcgccctcgaagctttgtctcggtgggacaaactgactactgctgggtgcgccctcgaattgtggtctttggtagtttagggttgaatcgggttggccaaagtgcaatgtttgttgtggtgtgtagtagtcctgttggtagtcctcttgtatacccgtgtcggggctaggtggaggactggaagagcttgGGAAATTGTCGTGttggaagtgttgggattggtggaagtagggggattgatattgtggtaggtgttgggactgttgatggtggtgggaatgttgagtttgttgttggtagtcttcatggtattgggattgagtttgtggtatgtattgttgatttggttggggggtggacatgtgttgtggtggttgttgttggtaatatggtggtggtggttgttgttggtaataagggggtggtggttgttgttggtaaaatggttgtggtggttgttgttggtaataaggtggtggttgttgttgttgggaatactgtggtggttgttgttgttgggaatactgtggtggttgttgttgttggaaatatggttgttgcatccggggatcgtccaaatagaacgggtcagacacaatcatttctggattggtatttgctctataccaatccacatattccgttgtcggcttcatttcgttgggcgccaccggaaattgtagaacatagtgggcacggtctttccacattttacgaaactccttagcaaattccttccaattttgggcataccactggtggctgactttttttagatgccaaggttccatagacattgggggcctgggatttcttgatgcattccgaattgaagcttgacacggtcactctggtgcatctccacagtggtgaaccgcattatggccgtttttgctgtccaaacagctgcatcttcggggttgagttgatgttccaatcccaaatatggcctccaaataaactgcaaagaaaaaagtaaatatgttatttatcgagaatgcatgatattaataaatcagttagaagctgagggatttagtggtaatacatcctgtgctcggagacgatccaacaattgacgataaaatataattttatttttgggggtaagactgtaatccagtccggttgtaatgaacctaaacaaaaaaagataaataagattagttacaaatatttatagaataaatatacaaaatgaaataagatcataaatttacctagttgcgtaggggaaggagtagtcattaggattttctggggctagcctcggcaatctccaccacccccatgtttggagcaaaaaagcacatccagaaaatgtacagtgctcattttgtgcatttttacacaaagagctatataggaatgctaatactgcagaaccccaactatatgtgcttattctatcaatgtccccgagcaaactcaagtacataaaatttatgctatttcccgtcccttcgggaaatagcaagttcccaaacaatagcataatgtaaacccgggtttttatgactttttcttgttcagaggattcctcagtcaaagttatggagtcgtggtacaattgtaggctagataatttaataccctgaccccttgctttggcagacccctcaccctcgaccagatctacccccaacatttgaacacatatttggttaggctgttgaacatttccggtcacaggcttaccatctattctaagacctaaaagcatgtacacgtcctctaatgtgacggtacattcaccag from Lathyrus oleraceus cultivar Zhongwan6 chromosome 1, CAAS_Psat_ZW6_1.0, whole genome shotgun sequence includes:
- the LOC127121907 gene encoding CSC1-like protein HYP1; translated protein: MILSALLTSVGINLGLCLLFFTLYSILRRQPSNITVYAPRLVAEGKVKEGGQFNLERLLPTAGWVRKAWELSEEEFLSNSGLDAFVFMRMFVFSLKIFTFGGIIGMFVLLPINYLGGQLSDDSDFQHKSLDSFSISNVNNGSNRLWIHFSAAYVFTGVVCYLLYYEYLYITSKRIAFFYSSEPQPHHFTLLVRGIPIPPGSTCTDAVERFFSEYHPSTYLSHSVVRRSNRLQNLITDADKLYKKLINLKQKNDAPKRQRREGCLGLFGRKVDVLDHYERRLGNVEDNVRMEQSSLASMEVPAAFVSFKTRFGAAIALHIQEGVNPTEWITEEAPEPHDVHWPFFTVSFLKKWIGKLVVFVAYSTLTVLFLIPVAIVQGLTHLDQLETLFPFLKGILRLSVVSQVITGYLPSLILQQFLSFVPPIMIMLSSWQGYISWSRIQKSACTKVLLFTIWNVFFANVLSGTALYRVNIFLEPKNIPRVLAEAVPSQASFFIAYVVTSGWTAIASELFQLTTLIYNFLSGTFCSNSDDDFVPPSIPYHSEIPRIRLFGLLGVTYFLLAPLILPFLLIYFCLGYIIFRNQFLKVYVPKFETGGEFWPTVHNSTIFSLVLMHVIAVGIFGLKKLPLAAGLTLPLPILTLLFNEYCQKRFLPIFKQFPVECLIKKDRADENEHNMSEFYEKMANAYNDPALMPIKYSERYDSQRTPLLHSSQV